One Verrucomicrobiia bacterium genomic region harbors:
- a CDS encoding tyrosine recombinase: MEALIEDFLVYLRHERGRAVRTQEAYAAVLRQFGGWVRERGVAAWGGVGIGHLTAFLGEERRRVVACGAAAAPRRLGPDALYGRIAALRAFFRFAVTEGHLPSDPAEHLQLPRRWQRLPKTLTGEEIGRLLEPPSAPKPIDWCDVAVLELAYASGLRLAELRGVRVEQLHLEAGFVTVVGKGNKERIVPVAPRALETLRRYLELGRPQLVRAGSPAQLFLTSRGTGFSHSALWRRIKARARAAGVMRAVTPHMLRHSFATHLLENGADLRVIQEMLGHASINTTQVYTHVASERLREVHRRFHPRG, translated from the coding sequence GTGGAGGCGCTGATCGAGGATTTTCTGGTGTACCTGCGGCATGAGCGGGGACGGGCGGTCCGGACGCAGGAGGCTTACGCGGCGGTCCTGCGCCAGTTTGGCGGCTGGGTGCGGGAGCGAGGTGTGGCGGCGTGGGGCGGGGTTGGGATCGGCCATCTGACCGCCTTTTTGGGGGAGGAACGGCGGCGGGTGGTGGCATGCGGGGCGGCCGCGGCGCCGCGGCGTCTGGGTCCGGACGCCCTGTATGGGCGCATTGCGGCATTGCGGGCGTTTTTCCGGTTTGCCGTGACGGAGGGGCATCTCCCGTCGGACCCGGCAGAGCATCTGCAATTGCCGCGGCGATGGCAGCGTCTGCCGAAGACGCTGACGGGCGAGGAGATTGGGCGGCTGTTGGAGCCGCCGAGTGCGCCCAAGCCGATCGACTGGTGTGACGTGGCGGTGTTGGAGCTGGCCTATGCGTCGGGATTGCGCCTGGCGGAACTGCGGGGCGTTCGTGTCGAGCAGCTCCATCTGGAGGCGGGCTTCGTGACGGTGGTGGGGAAGGGGAACAAGGAGCGGATCGTGCCCGTGGCGCCGAGGGCGTTGGAGACGCTGCGGAGGTACCTGGAACTCGGCCGACCGCAATTGGTGCGGGCGGGGTCACCGGCGCAGTTGTTTTTGACGTCGCGCGGCACCGGGTTCAGCCACAGCGCGCTGTGGCGCAGGATCAAGGCTCGGGCGCGGGCGGCGGGGGTGATGCGAGCGGTGACACCGCACATGTTGCGTCACAGTTTCGCGACGCATCTGCTGGAGAACGGGGCGGATCTGCGGGTGATCCAGGAGATGCTCGGGCACGCCAGCATCAATACGACCCAGGTCTATACGCATGTGGCGTCGGAGCGGTTGCGGGAGGTGCACCGCCGGTTTCACCCGAGGGGTTGA